In Haemorhous mexicanus isolate bHaeMex1 chromosome 21, bHaeMex1.pri, whole genome shotgun sequence, the following proteins share a genomic window:
- the NRARP gene encoding notch-regulated ankyrin repeat-containing protein, with protein MSQSEVSPCAAPPPPPSQRVFQEAVRRGNTKELQSLLQNMTNCEFNVNSFGPEGQTALHQSVIDGNLELVKLLVKFGADIRLANRDGWSALHIAAFGGHQDIVLYLITKAKYSAGAR; from the coding sequence ATGAGCCAGAGCGAGGTGTCGCCGtgcgcggcgccgccgccgccccccagCCAGCGGGTGTTCCAGGAGGCGGTGCGGCGCGGCAACACCAAGGAGCTGCAGTCGCTGCTGCAGAACATGACGAACTGCGAGTTCAACGTCAACTCCTTCGGGCCCGAGGGGCAGACGGCGCTGCACCAGTCCGTCATCGACGGTAACCTCGAGCTCGTCAAGCTCCTGGTCAAGTTCGGCGCCGACATCCGCCTGGCCAACCGCGACGGCTGGAGCGCCCTGCACATCGCCGCTTTCGGGGGCCACCAGGACATCGTCCTCTACCTGATCACCAAGGCCAAATACTCCGCCGGCGCACGGTGA